One part of the Sphingobacterium sp. LZ7M1 genome encodes these proteins:
- a CDS encoding Cof-type HAD-IIB family hydrolase, whose translation MLNPKIKAVFFDIDGTLLSFKTHKVPESTVEAIRLLQTHGIKTILSTGRSINSIDHIKFLDFDGYITFNGGYCLTHDFEVLFKQTIASQDIQSVIEYAKEKPLSFSFMSEQEITIHDVTPEIAGMYAHLNLPVPKLVDMEKVDIHSILQTNIFLGPEEEKQFMETVMPNSLASRWTPLFADVNPKGLSKKVGIDIFCKHFGIPLENTMAFGDGGNDISMLKHVQLGVAMGNANPEVKEIANYVTDDVDNDGIWNALKYFSVL comes from the coding sequence ATGCTAAATCCTAAAATTAAAGCCGTATTTTTTGATATTGATGGAACCTTATTGAGTTTCAAGACCCACAAAGTACCTGAATCAACCGTTGAAGCAATCAGATTACTTCAGACTCATGGCATCAAAACCATTCTTTCAACAGGGAGATCCATAAACAGTATTGATCATATCAAATTTTTGGATTTCGATGGATATATCACCTTTAATGGCGGTTATTGCCTTACCCATGATTTTGAAGTGCTATTCAAGCAGACCATTGCCAGTCAGGATATACAGTCCGTGATTGAGTATGCAAAGGAAAAACCCCTTAGTTTCTCCTTTATGTCTGAACAAGAGATTACCATTCATGATGTAACTCCTGAAATTGCCGGCATGTATGCCCACCTCAACCTACCGGTTCCAAAATTGGTCGACATGGAAAAGGTTGATATCCATAGTATTTTACAGACCAATATCTTCTTAGGGCCTGAGGAAGAAAAGCAGTTTATGGAAACCGTAATGCCGAATTCTCTTGCTTCGAGATGGACTCCGCTATTTGCCGATGTAAACCCAAAAGGCTTAAGTAAAAAGGTGGGGATTGACATATTCTGCAAGCATTTTGGTATTCCATTGGAAAACACAATGGCTTTCGGTGATGGTGGAAACGACATCAGCATGCTTAAACACGTTCAGCTAGGTGTCGCAATGGGGAATGCTAACCCAGAGGTAAAGGAAATCGCCAACTACGTCACAGATGATGTAGATAATGATGGAATCTGGAATGCGCTAAAATATTTTTCAGTTTTATAA
- a CDS encoding SAM-dependent methyltransferase: MLSFVYRYQTKDITKNYSIEDSIKELEKLVDFRGFRQVNVQNLSENLVFQMNKKGEWRLQKEKVEQRKEQSLSHDKIKDRKIADSSKVYLHQLNLTDGEGKVFKNAQDKWKQINHYIELLSSSLAGLPSKEMLKVVDMGAGKGYLTFALYDYLRNSLGKQVEVVGIEYRKDLVDFCNQVAQDSGFDALRFEEGSIEDYQTVEGIDVLIALHACDTATDDAIFKGIQNDAELIVVAPCCHKQVRRELEAVKAKNDLDFMTQYGIFLERHAEMLTDSIRALILEYYGYEMRVMQFISDQHTPKNVMLVGSKRKIEPKKQVEILEKIKSLKAYFGINYQHLERLCGLDI, encoded by the coding sequence ATGCTTTCATTTGTTTATCGTTATCAAACGAAAGATATCACTAAGAATTATTCCATTGAAGATTCGATAAAAGAGCTGGAAAAGCTGGTGGACTTTAGAGGATTCAGACAGGTGAATGTTCAGAACCTCAGTGAAAATCTGGTTTTTCAGATGAACAAAAAAGGAGAATGGCGCCTGCAAAAAGAAAAGGTTGAGCAGAGAAAGGAGCAGTCCTTGTCTCATGATAAAATCAAGGACCGAAAAATTGCGGATTCCAGTAAGGTCTATCTGCATCAGTTAAACCTTACTGATGGGGAAGGAAAAGTGTTCAAGAATGCCCAGGATAAATGGAAGCAAATCAATCATTATATCGAATTATTGAGTTCGTCCTTAGCAGGTCTTCCTTCTAAGGAAATGCTGAAAGTAGTGGATATGGGCGCAGGAAAAGGTTATCTGACCTTTGCACTTTATGATTACCTAAGAAATAGCCTGGGGAAACAGGTGGAAGTAGTGGGGATAGAATACAGGAAGGATTTGGTTGATTTCTGCAATCAGGTTGCTCAAGATTCAGGATTTGATGCCCTGCGTTTTGAGGAGGGAAGCATTGAAGATTATCAAACAGTTGAAGGAATAGATGTACTGATTGCCTTGCATGCCTGTGATACAGCTACGGATGATGCCATATTCAAAGGCATCCAAAATGATGCTGAACTTATTGTGGTGGCTCCTTGTTGCCATAAGCAGGTCAGGAGGGAATTGGAAGCGGTGAAAGCTAAGAATGACCTGGATTTTATGACCCAATATGGTATTTTTTTAGAAAGGCATGCAGAGATGCTAACGGATAGCATACGTGCCTTGATCTTGGAGTATTATGGTTATGAAATGCGAGTCATGCAGTTTATTTCGGATCAGCATACACCAAAAAATGTCATGTTGGTCGGCTCTAAGCGAAAGATAGAGCCTAAGAAGCAGGTTGAAATCTTAGAAAAGATCAAAAGTCTGAAAGCTTATTTTGGAATCAATTACCAGCACTTGGAACGTTTGTGTGGCCTTGATATATAA
- the pheT gene encoding phenylalanine--tRNA ligase subunit beta, protein MRISYNWLKNFIDIDKTPQELSLILTDIGLEVESLEVEQSIPGGLEGLVVGEVITCEQHPNADKLKVTTVNVGKPELLNIVCGAPNVRTGLKVIVAQVGTTCHPTSGDPFKITKSKIRGEASEGMLCGEDEIGLGTSHAGIVELDSDAEIGSLVKSYFNMEDDYCYEIGLTPNRADAASHLGVARDLAAYFRSNVKALDLGSFQEVSTSGTAVKVDDVEDAPRYSGINIKNIKVGESPEWLRNKLSAIGVRSINNIVDVTNYILHDLGQPLHAFDQDKISGNQVIVRKAKEGELFKTLDGIERKLSSEDLVIADAEKPMCIAGVFGGEYSGVTEGTTSIFLESAYFNPVTVRKTSKRHALKTDSSFRFERGTNPDITVEALKKAAILIAEVAGGEVSSNIVDLYPNPIKPFEFPVSYQNIQRVIGKDIPAETIREIIVSLGIELENETAEGFDVKVPAYKVDVIREIDVVEEVLRIYGYNNIELKTQIKASLNTSEKPDKEVVLNQIADLLIANGYREILANSLTKDDYLENEETAVKLLNPLSSDLDVMRQNLLFSALIAIGYNQKRKNADLKIFEYGRSYNLVEGNYVEKQLFSIAISGKKEAEQWNNNAKGVSFYDIKAVVDDIVKRLKVEGIRVEDYVGTYFDYGLSYRKGEKVLVSFGAVSKANLKKTDVDGPVFFAQFDWDLMIKVIKKNKITYKEVSKFPSVRRDLALLLDDQVTFEQLRLIATKTERKLLKDVQIFDVYKGDKLPEGKKSYALSFTLQDEEKTLTDKQIDAIIQKLIINFEKEVGASVR, encoded by the coding sequence ATGAGAATTTCTTATAATTGGTTAAAGAATTTTATTGATATAGATAAAACCCCACAGGAGCTTTCCTTAATCTTGACAGATATTGGTTTAGAAGTAGAGTCCTTGGAGGTTGAACAGAGTATTCCTGGAGGATTGGAAGGGTTGGTTGTTGGAGAAGTGATTACTTGTGAGCAACATCCAAACGCTGATAAACTAAAAGTAACAACAGTAAACGTAGGTAAACCTGAGTTATTGAATATCGTGTGCGGTGCGCCAAACGTACGCACTGGTTTAAAAGTTATAGTAGCACAGGTTGGCACAACCTGTCACCCTACATCAGGAGATCCTTTTAAAATTACCAAGTCCAAAATCCGTGGCGAAGCATCCGAAGGGATGCTTTGTGGTGAGGATGAAATTGGTTTGGGTACTTCACATGCAGGTATCGTAGAGCTAGATTCTGACGCCGAAATTGGCAGTTTGGTGAAATCATACTTCAATATGGAGGATGATTATTGCTATGAAATCGGGTTGACACCAAACCGTGCAGATGCGGCATCCCATTTAGGTGTGGCAAGAGATTTAGCGGCTTATTTCAGGTCGAATGTAAAAGCTCTGGATTTAGGTTCGTTTCAAGAGGTGTCAACAAGTGGAACTGCGGTAAAAGTAGATGATGTAGAAGATGCCCCTCGATATTCTGGGATAAATATCAAGAATATCAAAGTTGGAGAGTCTCCGGAATGGTTAAGAAATAAATTAAGTGCAATTGGTGTTCGCTCGATCAACAATATCGTCGATGTAACCAATTATATCCTTCATGATTTAGGACAACCTTTACATGCATTTGACCAGGACAAGATTTCTGGAAATCAGGTAATTGTTAGGAAAGCGAAAGAAGGTGAATTGTTCAAGACTTTGGATGGCATAGAGCGTAAGTTGTCATCAGAGGATTTAGTGATTGCAGATGCTGAGAAACCGATGTGTATTGCTGGGGTTTTCGGTGGTGAATATTCTGGAGTTACGGAAGGAACGACTTCGATTTTCCTAGAGTCGGCATACTTTAACCCGGTAACGGTTAGGAAAACATCGAAAAGACACGCGTTGAAAACAGATTCATCATTCCGTTTTGAGCGTGGAACCAATCCGGATATTACTGTAGAGGCTTTGAAAAAAGCGGCTATCCTGATTGCTGAAGTTGCCGGTGGGGAAGTGTCATCCAATATTGTTGACCTGTACCCAAATCCTATAAAACCATTTGAGTTTCCAGTAAGCTATCAAAATATTCAACGTGTCATCGGAAAAGACATTCCCGCGGAAACGATTAGAGAGATTATCGTGAGTTTAGGCATTGAGCTTGAAAATGAGACTGCTGAGGGGTTTGATGTCAAGGTACCTGCTTATAAAGTAGATGTCATCCGTGAGATTGATGTGGTTGAAGAAGTATTGCGCATCTATGGATACAACAATATTGAACTAAAGACGCAGATCAAAGCTTCCTTAAATACCTCGGAGAAACCAGATAAGGAAGTTGTGTTGAACCAGATTGCAGATCTATTGATCGCTAATGGGTATAGGGAGATCTTGGCGAATTCATTGACCAAAGATGATTACCTGGAAAATGAGGAGACTGCTGTGAAGCTGTTAAATCCATTGAGTAGCGATTTGGACGTGATGCGTCAGAACCTGTTGTTTTCTGCTTTGATTGCCATTGGATACAATCAAAAACGCAAGAATGCAGACCTAAAGATCTTTGAATACGGAAGGTCGTATAATTTAGTTGAAGGTAATTACGTAGAAAAGCAATTGTTCTCTATCGCTATTTCAGGAAAGAAAGAAGCGGAGCAATGGAATAATAATGCCAAAGGCGTAAGTTTCTATGATATCAAAGCAGTTGTAGACGATATCGTCAAAAGACTGAAAGTAGAAGGTATCCGCGTTGAGGATTATGTTGGGACGTACTTTGATTATGGATTGAGCTATAGAAAAGGAGAGAAGGTCTTGGTTTCCTTTGGGGCGGTTTCAAAAGCTAACCTGAAGAAAACAGATGTTGATGGACCGGTATTCTTTGCGCAATTTGATTGGGACTTGATGATTAAAGTGATCAAGAAAAATAAAATCACGTACAAGGAAGTTTCAAAATTCCCATCCGTAAGACGCGATTTAGCGTTGTTGCTGGATGATCAGGTGACCTTTGAGCAATTGCGTTTAATTGCCACAAAGACAGAGAGAAAGTTATTGAAGGATGTTCAGATATTTGATGTCTATAAGGGTGATAAATTGCCGGAGGGTAAGAAGTCATATGCCTTGAGTTTTACGCTTCAGGACGAAGAAAAAACACTTACAGACAAACAAATTGATGCAATTATTCAAAAATTAATTATTAACTTTGAGAAAGAAGTAGGCGCATCAGTGCGCTAA
- a CDS encoding cell division protein ZapA: protein MGEISIKINIADRVYPLRVETEEEEVIRYAAKLINEKIKELQDNYAVRDKQDLLSMCVLQYATGMIKAERNSQNQDSGLEHSIHELDNILTDFFKK, encoded by the coding sequence ATGGGAGAGATTTCCATAAAAATAAATATAGCAGACCGAGTATATCCTTTACGTGTTGAGACGGAGGAGGAAGAGGTGATTCGATATGCCGCGAAGCTAATAAACGAGAAAATTAAAGAACTGCAGGATAACTATGCGGTTCGTGATAAGCAAGACTTGTTGTCGATGTGTGTATTGCAATATGCCACGGGGATGATCAAGGCTGAGCGGAATAGTCAGAACCAGGATTCTGGTCTGGAGCATTCCATTCATGAACTGGACAATATTCTGACAGATTTCTTCAAAAAATAA
- the rny gene encoding ribonuclease Y, with protein sequence MELSTTISIIISLVVGVFIGRYLLQMLFKKQEQSANDKAAQIVRDAEQQADHIKKQRQLEAKEKFLQLKAEHEKEVNQKNNTISQKENTIRQKEQSLNQKLENLNREKQDLDNKTKKLDQMIEFNDKKKEEVEQLKGQHIKQLESMAGLSAEEAKEQLVNSLREEARSQAIMQIKDIVDEAKLTASKEAKKVVIQTIQRTATESAIENTVSIFNIENDEIKGRIIGREGRNIRALEAATGVEIIVDDTPEAIILSGFDPVRREIARLSLHRLVTDGRIHPARIEEVVAKTRTQIEDEIVEIGERTVIDLGIHGLHPELIRMVGRMRYRSSYGQNLLQHSREVANFAATMAAELGLNVKHAKRAGLLHDIGKVPDDNPELPHAILGMQLAEKYKEHPDVCNAIGAHHDEIEMTSMISPIVQACDAISGARPGARREVVESYIKRLKELEDLALSYPGVEKTFAIQAGRELRVVVESEKVSDAQAEILAADISNRIQTEMTYPGQIKVTVIRETRSVSYAK encoded by the coding sequence ATGGAGTTATCAACTACTATATCAATAATAATTTCACTGGTTGTCGGTGTTTTTATTGGACGATATCTTTTGCAGATGTTGTTCAAGAAGCAGGAGCAATCAGCGAATGATAAGGCTGCCCAAATAGTAAGGGATGCAGAGCAACAAGCGGATCATATAAAAAAGCAGCGTCAGCTAGAAGCAAAAGAGAAGTTTTTGCAATTGAAGGCTGAGCATGAAAAAGAAGTCAACCAAAAGAATAATACCATCTCCCAAAAAGAGAATACCATTCGTCAGAAAGAACAGTCATTAAATCAAAAATTGGAGAATCTAAATCGTGAAAAACAGGATTTGGATAACAAAACCAAGAAATTGGATCAAATGATTGAGTTCAATGACAAGAAAAAGGAAGAGGTAGAGCAGCTAAAAGGCCAACATATCAAGCAATTGGAGAGTATGGCTGGACTGTCTGCTGAGGAAGCTAAAGAACAGTTAGTGAATTCATTGCGTGAAGAAGCTCGTTCTCAAGCGATCATGCAGATCAAGGACATCGTTGATGAAGCGAAATTAACAGCTTCGAAAGAGGCCAAGAAAGTAGTTATCCAAACTATACAACGTACAGCTACTGAATCTGCCATTGAAAATACGGTATCTATCTTTAACATTGAAAATGATGAGATCAAAGGTCGTATCATTGGACGTGAAGGTCGTAATATTAGAGCACTTGAGGCTGCAACGGGTGTAGAGATTATCGTAGATGATACCCCAGAAGCGATTATCCTTTCTGGCTTTGATCCTGTACGTCGTGAAATTGCCCGTTTATCATTACATAGATTGGTTACGGATGGTCGTATCCACCCAGCACGTATCGAGGAGGTTGTTGCAAAGACCCGTACGCAGATTGAAGATGAAATCGTTGAAATCGGTGAACGTACCGTCATTGATTTAGGTATTCATGGTCTACACCCTGAACTGATCAGGATGGTGGGAAGAATGAGATATCGTTCTTCATATGGTCAAAACCTATTACAGCACTCACGTGAGGTTGCGAATTTTGCGGCTACGATGGCGGCGGAATTGGGACTTAATGTGAAACATGCGAAGCGAGCTGGATTGCTGCACGATATTGGGAAGGTGCCCGATGATAACCCAGAATTGCCTCACGCGATCTTGGGGATGCAATTGGCCGAGAAATATAAGGAACATCCAGATGTATGCAATGCGATTGGTGCTCACCACGACGAGATCGAGATGACTTCGATGATATCTCCGATCGTTCAGGCATGTGATGCAATTTCAGGTGCCCGTCCAGGAGCTAGACGTGAGGTCGTAGAAAGCTACATCAAACGTTTGAAGGAACTAGAAGACCTAGCTTTGTCATATCCAGGTGTGGAGAAAACATTTGCTATCCAAGCAGGACGTGAACTGCGTGTTGTGGTTGAAAGCGAGAAAGTATCTGATGCGCAAGCTGAGATCTTGGCAGCAGATATTTCAAACCGTATCCAGACAGAGATGACTTATCCAGGTCAGATCAAAGTAACAGTCATTAGAGAGACCAGATCGGTTTCTTATGCAAAATAA
- a CDS encoding response regulator transcription factor gives MQVLVVEDDHRISSFLIKGLEENGFLVTLCKTAEDALLEENLKIDWDVIVLDIMLPGIDGVQLLQTLRYKQVYAPVLMLSALNSIQDKVTSLDYGADDYLTKPFHFEELLSRINALSRRKQYHNQEKPKSPILEFDELQIDTDQYKVFLKGELVDLSPREFKLLMYLIENRNKTVSRMQILNAVWGITFNNHSNVVDVYISYLRNKVESQDQKFIQTVKGIGYMFKYDS, from the coding sequence ATGCAAGTATTAGTTGTAGAAGATGATCATCGGATAAGTTCCTTCTTAATTAAAGGTTTAGAGGAAAATGGTTTTTTGGTTACCCTTTGTAAAACCGCGGAGGATGCCTTGTTGGAGGAGAACCTTAAAATTGATTGGGATGTCATTGTTTTGGACATTATGTTGCCTGGAATCGATGGGGTGCAGTTATTGCAGACCTTACGCTATAAACAGGTCTATGCTCCTGTATTAATGCTGAGTGCCTTGAACAGTATTCAAGACAAGGTGACTTCCTTGGATTATGGTGCCGATGATTATTTGACCAAGCCTTTCCATTTTGAGGAACTGCTGTCGCGGATCAATGCCCTGAGCAGGAGAAAGCAATACCATAATCAGGAAAAGCCGAAGAGTCCGATTTTGGAATTTGATGAGCTGCAGATCGACACGGATCAATATAAAGTCTTTTTAAAGGGGGAACTGGTGGACCTCTCGCCAAGGGAATTCAAATTGCTGATGTACCTGATAGAAAACCGAAATAAGACGGTTAGCCGAATGCAAATATTAAATGCAGTTTGGGGCATCACATTTAACAATCACAGCAATGTAGTGGATGTATATATATCCTATTTGAGAAATAAAGTTGAAAGCCAAGATCAGAAGTTTATCCAAACCGTAAAAGGAATTGGATATATGTTTAAGTATGATTCATGA
- a CDS encoding HAMP domain-containing sensor histidine kinase translates to MKLKHRLALYSICIFSVVTLLISVVIYFAYYVQMEKSEQHALESKSLLAAIYYLERDELSSLDHENIQKQLQKTISRRDIVVFDSLDKRKAGDMSVISDISKDFIGQVRSDKNSFFNTDHFFYNGIFYNDNEGDFVIVTRESKEGFNNQMQSLFHILIIAFFVGLSIIYFFSRFLGYIAYQPIVDVIKQIKDRDSKNFEKPIQLERSYSEIQDLVNTYNLFVDRISQTFNVQKNFIDYVSHELRTPITALLGTLEVTNQRERSKAEYEDVIQQLKQYTTDLEETLENMMLLSGAKTSFEFSRLRIDEIIWQVIENAVLYYQADIEVKIEVEDANLMEWEGNEKLLALAFNNIIENAIKYSNNKKVTVILHEDLGRLEVLVVDQGIGISQEDLKKVKENFYRGENTDKFSGKGIGLSMANIIFVLHKVEMKLQSEGMGTQVSLKF, encoded by the coding sequence ATGAAGTTAAAGCATAGGTTAGCCTTATATTCGATCTGTATCTTTAGCGTTGTTACGCTATTGATATCAGTTGTTATTTATTTTGCCTATTACGTGCAGATGGAAAAATCTGAGCAACATGCTTTGGAAAGTAAATCATTATTGGCAGCCATCTATTATCTGGAACGCGATGAGTTGAGCAGTCTGGACCATGAAAATATCCAAAAGCAATTGCAGAAGACTATTTCCAGAAGAGATATTGTTGTATTTGATAGTCTTGATAAAAGGAAGGCTGGAGACATGTCCGTAATTTCTGATATTTCAAAGGATTTTATAGGGCAGGTTCGGTCGGATAAAAATTCATTCTTTAACACTGATCATTTCTTTTATAACGGTATTTTCTATAATGATAACGAAGGGGATTTTGTCATAGTCACCCGAGAATCCAAAGAGGGCTTCAATAATCAGATGCAGTCATTATTTCATATCTTGATTATTGCATTTTTTGTTGGACTGAGTATAATTTACTTCTTTTCAAGGTTCCTGGGCTATATTGCTTACCAGCCAATAGTCGATGTAATCAAACAGATCAAGGACCGAGATAGCAAGAACTTTGAAAAACCTATCCAATTGGAGAGATCCTATTCAGAAATCCAGGATTTGGTGAACACCTATAACCTGTTTGTAGATCGCATCTCTCAAACCTTCAATGTTCAGAAAAATTTCATTGATTATGTTTCCCATGAACTCAGGACTCCGATTACTGCCCTTTTAGGTACCTTGGAGGTGACCAACCAAAGGGAGCGGAGCAAAGCGGAGTATGAAGATGTAATCCAACAACTAAAGCAATATACCACTGATCTGGAAGAGACCTTGGAAAACATGATGTTGCTGTCTGGAGCAAAAACAAGCTTTGAGTTCTCAAGATTAAGAATTGATGAGATTATTTGGCAGGTCATTGAAAATGCGGTTCTCTATTACCAAGCTGATATTGAGGTGAAAATTGAAGTAGAGGATGCTAACTTAATGGAATGGGAGGGTAATGAGAAGCTCTTGGCTTTAGCCTTCAATAATATCATTGAGAATGCAATAAAGTATTCAAACAATAAGAAAGTAACTGTGATCCTTCATGAGGACCTAGGCAGGTTGGAGGTGTTAGTGGTAGACCAGGGGATTGGCATATCTCAGGAGGACCTCAAAAAAGTAAAGGAAAACTTTTACCGAGGGGAAAACACAGATAAATTTTCAGGTAAGGGAATTGGTCTCTCTATGGCCAACATTATCTTTGTATTGCACAAAGTTGAAATGAAACTACAAAGTGAAGGGATGGGCACACAGGTCTCTCTCAAATTCTAA
- a CDS encoding TolC family protein, which produces MQKILMVKKFYLIFVLSCLAVILQAQTYSLEDLESQFLKNNLQLIANKFHIEKSEALIVQEKLWANPNLTVDNLNLWANRSFETMPNLIGNFGSKQQLNMELEQLIETAGKRKKRVAIKTLEKTSAQLEFEEILRQLKLELRTNFYSLQRIQLEENQLQSILELFSKLNEQYKMQAEKQHVSQVSFLRVHTELIGIQKELLDLKSQKNEILQQLRTLTQLPDLKADQLSFDGFHVGEKTLLPAELKELANSQNIYLRSMANDIQLSEGQLRLEKAQKTPNLNLLMNYERGGNVMSNFIGIGVNIELPIFNRNKGNIQAAKIQVEQGQAQFQARQLEIGNEIDKLLNKLALFRENLTNWKDTNTAAQQRVLENYIKYLQEQQVTLIEFIDFSQAFREAQQAYLELQESYLITFEQLQYVVGQEL; this is translated from the coding sequence TTGCAGAAAATATTAATGGTGAAGAAATTCTATCTAATTTTCGTATTAAGCTGCCTTGCTGTTATTCTGCAAGCCCAGACCTATTCCCTAGAGGATTTAGAATCCCAGTTTCTGAAAAACAATTTGCAGTTAATCGCGAATAAGTTTCATATAGAAAAGTCTGAAGCATTGATCGTTCAGGAGAAGCTGTGGGCCAACCCAAATCTTACCGTTGACAACCTGAACCTTTGGGCTAACCGATCTTTTGAAACCATGCCCAACCTCATCGGCAATTTCGGAAGTAAACAGCAGCTCAATATGGAATTAGAACAGCTGATCGAGACAGCTGGGAAGAGAAAGAAACGAGTAGCCATTAAAACATTGGAGAAGACTTCTGCCCAGCTGGAGTTTGAGGAAATCCTCAGGCAATTAAAGCTAGAATTAAGAACCAACTTTTATAGCCTACAAAGAATTCAATTGGAAGAAAATCAATTGCAATCCATATTGGAATTGTTCTCCAAATTGAATGAGCAATATAAGATGCAAGCTGAAAAACAGCATGTTTCCCAGGTAAGTTTTTTAAGGGTCCATACCGAGCTAATCGGTATCCAGAAGGAGCTTTTGGATTTAAAGAGCCAAAAAAATGAGATCCTCCAGCAATTAAGAACCCTTACTCAATTACCAGATCTGAAAGCAGATCAATTATCCTTTGATGGATTTCATGTTGGCGAGAAGACTTTATTACCGGCCGAGCTAAAAGAACTAGCTAATTCCCAAAATATTTATTTGCGTTCGATGGCCAATGATATTCAGCTTTCTGAAGGTCAGTTGAGATTGGAGAAGGCACAGAAAACCCCAAACTTAAACCTATTGATGAATTATGAGCGCGGAGGTAATGTGATGAGTAATTTCATTGGTATTGGGGTGAACATTGAATTGCCCATCTTCAACAGAAATAAGGGAAATATCCAAGCTGCAAAAATCCAGGTTGAACAAGGTCAAGCCCAGTTTCAAGCTAGGCAATTAGAAATAGGAAATGAGATCGATAAGCTATTGAATAAACTTGCTTTATTCCGGGAGAACCTGACAAACTGGAAGGATACTAATACTGCAGCACAACAAAGAGTTTTAGAGAATTATATCAAATATCTTCAGGAACAACAGGTTACCCTCATCGAATT